A genomic window from Lotus japonicus ecotype B-129 chromosome 1, LjGifu_v1.2 includes:
- the LOC130738382 gene encoding BTB/POZ domain-containing protein At1g21780 isoform X4 translates to MVDDRVDTIGRLAQWKVDNLGPSSCKKSEPFKVGLWNWCFLIIRNHHLFIHLYPEPSRASKENPPHARIVLRISNAGVGSSRKFHISPVQEKLIKTEDDFVWTVDTAPVGRFIIDVEFLDLKICTMKGEEASSIWPSDGNLLSVAAQSSSLHCLAHMFDEAIHADLTIITADGTFRAHKAVRSASSPVFQSMFHHDLKEKESSTIHIEDMSLESCKALISYFYGTIKQEDFWKHRLPLLAAANKYDIGGLKGCCEESLLEDLNSGNVLQMLSEAWFYQLHKLKKECMVFLFEFGKIYDVSGDEMNTFFQHADKELIVEMFQEMLTIPNPV, encoded by the exons ATGGTTGATGATAGGGTGGATACAATTGGCCGATTAGCACAGTGGAAAGTCGACAACCTAGGACCTTCTTCCTGCAAAAAATCTGAACCGTTCAAGGTCGGACTCTGGAACTG GTGCTTTTTGATAATAAGGAATCATCACCTCTTCATACATCTCTATCCAGAACCTTCTAGGGCTTCTAAGGAAAACCCACCTCATGCTCGAATTGTTCTTCGAATTTCCAATGCTGGGGTTGGTTCATCCCGCAAGTTTCACATTTCTCCTG TTCAGGAAAAGCTGATTAAGACTGAAGATGACTTTGTTTGGACGGTTGATACTGCTCCCGTTGGCCGCTTCATTATTGATGTTGAGTTTCTAGACCTGAAGATATGCACTATGAAA GGTGAAGAAGCTAGTTCTATATGGCCATCTGATGGAAATTTGCTATCCGTTGCAGCTCAAAGTAGTTCTCTTCATTGCCTCGCTCACATGTTTGATGAGGCCATACACGCTGACCTAACCATTATCACGGCTGACGGTACATTTAGAGCTCACAAGGCAGTTCGGTCGGCAAGTTCTCCTGTGTTCCAAAGCATGTTTCATCACGACCTGAAGGAAAAAGAGTCATCTACAATCCATATAGAAGACATGTCACTCGAATCCTGCAAGGCTCTAATCAGCTACTTTTACGGAACAATTAAACAAGAAGATTTTTGGAAACACCGGCTTCCATTGCTCGCAGCAGCTAATAAATATGACATTGGAGGTTTGAAAGGTTGCTGTGAGGAAAGCCTTCTTGAAGATCTTAACTCAGGAAATGTTCTTCAGATGCTAAGTGAGGCTTGGTTTTATCAATTACATAAGTTAAAGAAAGAGTGTATGGTGTTCTTGTTTGAATTTGGTAAAATATATGATGTTAGTGGTGATGAAATGAATACCTTCTTCCAGCATGCAGATAAGGAGTTAATCGTGGAGATGTTTCAGGAGATGCTTACAATTCCGAACCCGGTGTAA
- the LOC130738382 gene encoding BTB/POZ domain-containing protein At1g21780 isoform X1 — MVDDRVDTIGRLAQWKVDNLGPSSCKKSEPFKVGLWNWCFLIIRNHHLFIHLYPEPSRASKENPPHARIVLRISNAGVGSSRKFHISPVQEKLIKTEDDFVWTVDTAPVGRFIIDVEFLDLKICTMKGEEASSIWPSDGNLLSVAAQSSSLHCLAHMFDEAIHADLTIITADGTFRAHKAVRSASSPVFQSMFHHDLKEKESSTIHIEDMSLESCKALISYFYGTIKQEDFWKHRLPLLAAANKYDIGGLKGCCEESLLEDLNSGNVLQMLSEAWFYQLHKLKKECMVFLFEFGKIYDVSGDEMNTFFQHADKELIVEMFQEMLTIPNPVDETSIHIGRGNQYGWKMIVGANLSWQSW; from the exons ATGGTTGATGATAGGGTGGATACAATTGGCCGATTAGCACAGTGGAAAGTCGACAACCTAGGACCTTCTTCCTGCAAAAAATCTGAACCGTTCAAGGTCGGACTCTGGAACTG GTGCTTTTTGATAATAAGGAATCATCACCTCTTCATACATCTCTATCCAGAACCTTCTAGGGCTTCTAAGGAAAACCCACCTCATGCTCGAATTGTTCTTCGAATTTCCAATGCTGGGGTTGGTTCATCCCGCAAGTTTCACATTTCTCCTG TTCAGGAAAAGCTGATTAAGACTGAAGATGACTTTGTTTGGACGGTTGATACTGCTCCCGTTGGCCGCTTCATTATTGATGTTGAGTTTCTAGACCTGAAGATATGCACTATGAAA GGTGAAGAAGCTAGTTCTATATGGCCATCTGATGGAAATTTGCTATCCGTTGCAGCTCAAAGTAGTTCTCTTCATTGCCTCGCTCACATGTTTGATGAGGCCATACACGCTGACCTAACCATTATCACGGCTGACGGTACATTTAGAGCTCACAAGGCAGTTCGGTCGGCAAGTTCTCCTGTGTTCCAAAGCATGTTTCATCACGACCTGAAGGAAAAAGAGTCATCTACAATCCATATAGAAGACATGTCACTCGAATCCTGCAAGGCTCTAATCAGCTACTTTTACGGAACAATTAAACAAGAAGATTTTTGGAAACACCGGCTTCCATTGCTCGCAGCAGCTAATAAATATGACATTGGAGGTTTGAAAGGTTGCTGTGAGGAAAGCCTTCTTGAAGATCTTAACTCAGGAAATGTTCTTCAGATGCTAAGTGAGGCTTGGTTTTATCAATTACATAAGTTAAAGAAAGAGTGTATGGTGTTCTTGTTTGAATTTGGTAAAATATATGATGTTAGTGGTGATGAAATGAATACCTTCTTCCAGCATGCAGATAAGGAGTTAATCGTGGAGATGTTTCAGGAGATGCTTACAATTCCGAACCCGGT AGATGAAACTTCAATTCACATAGGAAGAGGAAATCAGTATGGATGGAAGATGATTGTTGGAGCTAACTTGAGTTGGCAAAGCTGGTGA
- the LOC130738382 gene encoding BTB/POZ domain-containing protein At1g21780 isoform X5, translated as MVDDRVDTIGRLAQWKVDNLGPSSCKKSEPFKVGLWNWCFLIIRNHHLFIHLYPEPSRASKENPPHARIVLRISNAGVGSSRKFHISPVQEKLIKTEDDFVWTVDTAPVGRFIIDVEFLDLKICTMKGEEASSIWPSDGNLLSVAAQSSSLHCLAHMFDEAIHADLTIITADGTFRAHKAVRSASSPVFQSMFHHDLKEKESSTIHIEDMSLESCKALISYFYGTIKQEDFWKHRLPLLAAANKYDIGGLKGCCEESLLEDLNSGNVLQMLTCR; from the exons ATGGTTGATGATAGGGTGGATACAATTGGCCGATTAGCACAGTGGAAAGTCGACAACCTAGGACCTTCTTCCTGCAAAAAATCTGAACCGTTCAAGGTCGGACTCTGGAACTG GTGCTTTTTGATAATAAGGAATCATCACCTCTTCATACATCTCTATCCAGAACCTTCTAGGGCTTCTAAGGAAAACCCACCTCATGCTCGAATTGTTCTTCGAATTTCCAATGCTGGGGTTGGTTCATCCCGCAAGTTTCACATTTCTCCTG TTCAGGAAAAGCTGATTAAGACTGAAGATGACTTTGTTTGGACGGTTGATACTGCTCCCGTTGGCCGCTTCATTATTGATGTTGAGTTTCTAGACCTGAAGATATGCACTATGAAA GGTGAAGAAGCTAGTTCTATATGGCCATCTGATGGAAATTTGCTATCCGTTGCAGCTCAAAGTAGTTCTCTTCATTGCCTCGCTCACATGTTTGATGAGGCCATACACGCTGACCTAACCATTATCACGGCTGACGGTACATTTAGAGCTCACAAGGCAGTTCGGTCGGCAAGTTCTCCTGTGTTCCAAAGCATGTTTCATCACGACCTGAAGGAAAAAGAGTCATCTACAATCCATATAGAAGACATGTCACTCGAATCCTGCAAGGCTCTAATCAGCTACTTTTACGGAACAATTAAACAAGAAGATTTTTGGAAACACCGGCTTCCATTGCTCGCAGCAGCTAATAAATATGACATTGGAGGTTTGAAAGGTTGCTGTGAGGAAAGCCTTCTTGAAGATCTTAACTCAGGAAATGTTCTTCAGATGCTAA CATGCAGATAA
- the LOC130738382 gene encoding BTB/POZ domain-containing protein At1g21780 isoform X3 — protein MVDDRVDTIGRLAQWKVDNLGPSSCKKSEPFKVGLWNWCFLIIRNHHLFIHLYPEPSRASKENPPHARIVLRISNAGVGSSRKFHISPVQEKLIKTEDDFVWTVDTAPVGRFIIDVEFLDLKICTMKGEEASSIWPSDGNLLSVAAQSSSLHCLAHMFDEAIHADLTIITADGTFRAHKAVRSASSPVFQSMFHHDLKEKESSTIHIEDMSLESCKALISYFYGTIKQEDFWKHRLPLLAAANKYDIGGLKGCCEESLLEDLNSGNVLQMLSEAWFYQLHKLKKECMVFLFEFGKIYDVSGDEMNTFFQHADKELIVEMFQEMLTIPNPVHDL, from the exons ATGGTTGATGATAGGGTGGATACAATTGGCCGATTAGCACAGTGGAAAGTCGACAACCTAGGACCTTCTTCCTGCAAAAAATCTGAACCGTTCAAGGTCGGACTCTGGAACTG GTGCTTTTTGATAATAAGGAATCATCACCTCTTCATACATCTCTATCCAGAACCTTCTAGGGCTTCTAAGGAAAACCCACCTCATGCTCGAATTGTTCTTCGAATTTCCAATGCTGGGGTTGGTTCATCCCGCAAGTTTCACATTTCTCCTG TTCAGGAAAAGCTGATTAAGACTGAAGATGACTTTGTTTGGACGGTTGATACTGCTCCCGTTGGCCGCTTCATTATTGATGTTGAGTTTCTAGACCTGAAGATATGCACTATGAAA GGTGAAGAAGCTAGTTCTATATGGCCATCTGATGGAAATTTGCTATCCGTTGCAGCTCAAAGTAGTTCTCTTCATTGCCTCGCTCACATGTTTGATGAGGCCATACACGCTGACCTAACCATTATCACGGCTGACGGTACATTTAGAGCTCACAAGGCAGTTCGGTCGGCAAGTTCTCCTGTGTTCCAAAGCATGTTTCATCACGACCTGAAGGAAAAAGAGTCATCTACAATCCATATAGAAGACATGTCACTCGAATCCTGCAAGGCTCTAATCAGCTACTTTTACGGAACAATTAAACAAGAAGATTTTTGGAAACACCGGCTTCCATTGCTCGCAGCAGCTAATAAATATGACATTGGAGGTTTGAAAGGTTGCTGTGAGGAAAGCCTTCTTGAAGATCTTAACTCAGGAAATGTTCTTCAGATGCTAAGTGAGGCTTGGTTTTATCAATTACATAAGTTAAAGAAAGAGTGTATGGTGTTCTTGTTTGAATTTGGTAAAATATATGATGTTAGTGGTGATGAAATGAATACCTTCTTCCAGCATGCAGATAAGGAGTTAATCGTGGAGATGTTTCAGGAGATGCTTACAATTCCGAACCCGGT CCACGATCTCTAG
- the LOC130738382 gene encoding BTB/POZ domain-containing protein At1g21780 isoform X2, with translation MVDDRVDTIGRLAQWKVDNLGPSSCKKSEPFKVGLWNWCFLIIRNHHLFIHLYPEPSRASKENPPHARIVLRISNAGVGSSRKFHISPVQEKLIKTEDDFVWTVDTAPVGRFIIDVEFLDLKICTMKGEEASSIWPSDGNLLSVAAQSSSLHCLAHMFDEAIHADLTIITADGTFRAHKAVRSASSPVFQSMFHHDLKEKESSTIHIEDMSLESCKALISYFYGTIKQEDFWKHRLPLLAAANKYDIGGLKGCCEESLLEDLNSGNVLQMLSEAWFYQLHKLKKECMVFLFEFGKIYDVSGDEMNTFFQHADKELIVEMFQEMLTIPNPVKRKSVWMEDDCWS, from the exons ATGGTTGATGATAGGGTGGATACAATTGGCCGATTAGCACAGTGGAAAGTCGACAACCTAGGACCTTCTTCCTGCAAAAAATCTGAACCGTTCAAGGTCGGACTCTGGAACTG GTGCTTTTTGATAATAAGGAATCATCACCTCTTCATACATCTCTATCCAGAACCTTCTAGGGCTTCTAAGGAAAACCCACCTCATGCTCGAATTGTTCTTCGAATTTCCAATGCTGGGGTTGGTTCATCCCGCAAGTTTCACATTTCTCCTG TTCAGGAAAAGCTGATTAAGACTGAAGATGACTTTGTTTGGACGGTTGATACTGCTCCCGTTGGCCGCTTCATTATTGATGTTGAGTTTCTAGACCTGAAGATATGCACTATGAAA GGTGAAGAAGCTAGTTCTATATGGCCATCTGATGGAAATTTGCTATCCGTTGCAGCTCAAAGTAGTTCTCTTCATTGCCTCGCTCACATGTTTGATGAGGCCATACACGCTGACCTAACCATTATCACGGCTGACGGTACATTTAGAGCTCACAAGGCAGTTCGGTCGGCAAGTTCTCCTGTGTTCCAAAGCATGTTTCATCACGACCTGAAGGAAAAAGAGTCATCTACAATCCATATAGAAGACATGTCACTCGAATCCTGCAAGGCTCTAATCAGCTACTTTTACGGAACAATTAAACAAGAAGATTTTTGGAAACACCGGCTTCCATTGCTCGCAGCAGCTAATAAATATGACATTGGAGGTTTGAAAGGTTGCTGTGAGGAAAGCCTTCTTGAAGATCTTAACTCAGGAAATGTTCTTCAGATGCTAAGTGAGGCTTGGTTTTATCAATTACATAAGTTAAAGAAAGAGTGTATGGTGTTCTTGTTTGAATTTGGTAAAATATATGATGTTAGTGGTGATGAAATGAATACCTTCTTCCAGCATGCAGATAAGGAGTTAATCGTGGAGATGTTTCAGGAGATGCTTACAATTCCGAACCCGGT GAAGAGGAAATCAGTATGGATGGAAGATGATTGTTGGAGCTAA
- the LOC130738357 gene encoding beta-galactosidase 16-like: protein MVVLHQKVVVERWWRCSFLALILTASLGAVHGGDVTYDGRSLIIDGQHKILFSGSIHYPRSTPEMWPNLIVKAKEGRIDVIQTYVFWNLHEPHQGQYDFSGRRDLVRFIKEIQAQGLYVTLRIGPYIESEWTYGGLPLWLHDIPGIVFRSDNQPFKIQMQRFTAKIVNMMKSANLYASQGGPIILSQIENEYGTVESSFHEKGLPYVRWAAQMAVGLQTGVPWVMCKQDDAPNPVINTCNSMQCGTKFKGPNSPNKPSLWTENWTSFVEVFGGKPYLRSAQDIAYNVALFIAKNGSYVNYYMYHGGTNFDRSASAYVITAYYDQAPLDEYGLIRQPKWGHLKELHATIKSCSKPLLYGTQTTISLGPQQQAYVFKSSSTDCAAFLENSGDMDVKIQFQNIWYQLPPKSISILPGCKNVAFNTAKVTVPSNTREMKSQIQFNSAEKWKVYREAIPNLDDTSLRANILLDQISTAKDTSDYMWYTFRFYHNSPNAQSALSVLSQGHVLHAFINGVLAGSAHGSPGDKSFIMENNVKLTPGRNYISFLSATVGLPNSGAYLERRVAGLRSVKVQGRDVTNQSWGYQVGLLGEKLQIYTASGSSKVQWESFQSSTKPLTWYQTTFDAPEGNNPVVLNLGSMGKGITWVNGQGIGRYWVSFHTPDGTSSQNWYHIPRSILKSTGNLLVILEEESGNPLEITLDTVYTT, encoded by the exons ATGGTGGTGCTGCATCagaaggtggtggtggaacggtggtggcggtgttCATTCCTTGCACTCATTTTAACTGCATCTCTCGGCGCAGTCCACGGTGGCGATGTCACCTACGACGGAAGGTCCTTAATCATTGATGGACAACATAAAATCCTCTTCTCTGGTTCAATTCACTATCCTCGTAGCACTCCTGAG ATGTGGCCTAATTTAATTGTGAAAGCTAAGGAAGGGAGAATAGATGTCATACAAACTTATGTGTTTTGGAACCTACACGAGCCTCATCAAGGCCAG TATGATTTTAGTGGAAGACGTGACTTAGTGAGATTCATTAAGGAAATTCAAGCGCAAGGTTTATATGTGACCCTTCGAATTGGACCATACATTGAGAGTGAATGGACTTACGG GGGCCTACCATTATGGCTACATGATATTCCTGGTATTGTTTTCAGATCTGATAATCAGCCATTCAAG ATTCAGATGCAAAGATTCACTGCGAAAATAGTGAACATGATGAAATCGgctaatctttatgcttcacaAGGAGGGCCTATCATACTATCACAG ATTGAGAATGAATATGGGACTGTTGAAAGTTCGTTTCACGAGAAAGGATTGCCCTATGTTCGTTGGGCTGCCCAAATGGCCGTGGGACTCCAAACTGGTGTACCTTGGGTCATGTGCAAACAAGATGATGCTCCTAATCCAGTG ATCAACACGTGCAATAGTATGCAGTGCGGGACAAAATTCAAGGGTCCAAACTCGCCCAACAAGCCTTCATTGTGGACAGAGAATTGGACAAGTTT TGTTGAAGTCTTTGGAGGAAAACCATACTTGAGATCAGCTCAAGACATTGCCTATAATGTTGCCTTGTTCATTGCAAAGAACGGAAGCTATGTCAATTACTACATG TACCATGGAGGAACCAATTTTGACAGATCGGCTTCAGCTTACGTAATAACAGCTTATTACGACCAAGCTCCACTAGATGAATATG GTTTGATTAGGCAACCAAAATGGGGCCATCTTAAGGAACTACATGCTACAATCAAGTCATGTTCAAAACCTCTCCTCTATggaactcaaacaacaatcagCTTGGGCCCTCAGCAACAA GCTTATGTTTTCAAAAGTAGCTCAACAGATTGTGCTGCCTTCCTAGAAAATAGTGGAGACATGGATGTGaaaattcaatttcaaaatatttggtATCAACTACCACCAAAATCAATCAGTATTCTACCAGGCTGCAAGAATGTAGCCTTCAACACAGCTAAG GTGACAGTGCCAAGCAATACCAGAGAAATGAAATCACAGATACAGTTTAACTCAGCTGAAAAATGGAAAGTGTACAGAGAAGCCATCCCTAACTTGGATGATACTTCATTAAGAGCAAATATACTTTTAGATCAAATCAGCACAGCAAAAGATACATCTGACTACATGTGGTACACTTTCAG GTTTTATCACAACTCTCCTAATGCTCAATCTGCTCTTAGTGTGCTCAGCCAAGGACATGTTTTGCATGCCTTCATCAATGGAGTTTTAGCAG GTTCTGCACATGGAAGCCCTGGTGATAAATCTTTCATTATGGAGAACAATGTCAAACTGACACCTGGGAGGAACTACATTTCCTTCCTGAGTGCAACAGTTGGACTGCCG AACTCAGGAGCATATCTAGAGCGCAGAGTTGCTGGTCTACGTAGTGTGAAAGTTCAAGGCAGAGATGTCACTAACCAATCATGGGGATATCAG GTTGGATTGTTAGGAGAAAAATTGCAAATCTATACAGCTAGTGGATCAAGTAAAGTTCAGTGGGAAAGTTTTCAAAGCTCTACTAAACCACTTACATGGTATCAG ACCACATTTGATGCACCAGAGGGCAACAATCCTGTAGTGCTTAATCTTGGCTCTATGGGAAAAGGAATTACTTGGGTTAATGGCCAAGGTATTGGCCGATATTGGGTATCTTTCCACACACCAGATGGAACTTCTTCACAGAACTG GTATCACATACCCCGTTCCATCCTAAAATCTACTGGGAACCTACTAGTTATACTAGAAGAAGAGAGTGGGAACCCACTAGAGATCACTCTAGACACAGTATACACCACCTGA
- the LOC130738365 gene encoding uncharacterized protein LOC130738365 gives MQTIDHLYWTPCAAHCIDLILEDFEKILNVHKVTIKKGRNITTYIYSRTMLITLLRKETSGRDLIRPGATRFATAYLSLSCLSELETPLRAMFDSEDWRSTKFAASTEGKKVQRIVKDSQFWKNIVICLKAAGPMIEVLRLVDSDEKPAMGFIYDAIDTAKEKIRTNFKDVKKRYESVWKIIDERWDKQLHRPLHAAGYYLNPYFHWDSNFKKEDVEVKEGLYSCMIKMVPNAVERKKIHAQLIVFHNRKGMFGLEDAQSVRKTVTPAKWWEAYGDHCPELRNFAIRVLSLTCSSSGCERNWSAFEMVHTKKRNKLHQKKMNDLVYVMYNLKLKNKPKKRNVFASCSFEEVASDDEWITEEGEDVNVNELNEEVGLEHLNDNDVNVDLDEVEGSISTHTNASGIRQDFSSDSDEGDADGNDDGGESEDDDGDDHGMEE, from the exons ATGCAAACAATAGATCATTTGTATTGGACCCCGTGTGCGGCACATTGCATTGACTTGATATTAGAAGATTTTGAGAAGATTTTGAATGTGCATAAAGTCACTATAAAGAAGGGAAGAAATATCACCACCTACATATATTCCAGGACTATGCTTATTACTTTGTTGAGGAAAGAGACTTCTGGGAGGGACTTGATTAGGCCTGGTGCGACTCGCTTTGCCACAGCATATTTGTCTCTATCTTGTCTTAGTGAACTCGAAACACCACTGAGGGCCATGTTTGATTCAGAAGATTGGAGGTCAACTAAGTTTGCTGCTTCAACAGAGGGGAAAAAGGTGCAAAGAATAGTAAAGGATTCTCAATTTTGGAAGAACATAGTGATATGTCTCAAGGCTGCTGGTCCTATGATAGAAGTCCTTCGCTTGGTGGATTCAGATGAAAAACCCGCCATGGGTTTCATATATGATGCAATTGATACCGCTAAAGAGAAGATAAGAACAAACTTCAAGGATGTCAAGAAAAG ATATGAGTCTGTATGGAAAATCATTGATGAGAGGTGGGATAAACAACTTCATAGGCCCTTACATGCAGCTGGATATTATCTTAATCCCTACTTCCATTGGGATTCTAATTTCAAAAAGGAAGATGTTGAGGTCAAAGAAGGGCTATACAGTTGCATGATAAAGATGGTACCCAATGCCGTGGAGAGGAAAAAGATTCATGCCCAACTTATTGTGTTTCATAATAGAAAAGGCATGTTTGGACTAGAAGATGCACAAAGTGTTAGGAAGACTGTGACTCCAGCAAAATGGTGGGAGGCTTATGGAGATCATTGTCCCGAACTAAGGAATTTTGCCATTCGGGTTCTAAGCTTGACTTGTAGTTCTTCCGGGTGTGAGCGTAATTGGAGCGCATTTGAAATG GTGCATACAAAGAAAAGGAATAAATTGCACCAAAAGAAGATGAATGATTTGGTTTATGTCATGTACAACTTGAAGTTGAAGAATAAACCAAAAAAGAGAAATGTTTTTGCCTCTTGTTCATTTGAGGAAGTTGCTTCAGATGATGAGTGGATAACTGAGGAAGGAGAAGATGTTAATGTCAATGAACTGAATGAAGAAGTTGGACTTGAACATCTTAATGATAATGATGTTAATGTTGATTTGGATGAAGTTGAAGGAAGTATTAGTACTCATACTAATGCAAGTGGAATTAGACAAGACTTTTcatctgattctgatgaaggTGATGCCGATGGCAATGATGATGGAGGAGaatctgaagatgatgatggtgatgatcatGGAATGGAAGAATGA
- the LOC130738376 gene encoding N-glycosylase/DNA lyase OGG1 — translation MNSLNLRLRAIQVPPPVMKRKRQSPKPPPSTPPTPQTQARHSKTAAKSRDWVPLNLTREELSLPLTFPTGQTFRWKNTAPLQYTGVVGSHHLLSLKHLQNGDVCYCLHSRSDDGSHSDARTALLDFLNAGVSLADMWKVFSDSDARFAELARHLGGARVLRQDPFECLIQFLCSSNNNIGRITKMVDYVSSLGSYLGPVGDFHFHAFPTLEQLSLVSEQQLRDAGFGYRAKYIIGTVNALQSKPEGGEEWLRSLRKLDLQDVISALSTLPGVGPKVAACIALFSLDQHHAVPVDTHVWKIAKRYILPELAGSSLTPKLCNRVAEAFVTKYGKYAGWAQTLLFIAELPSQKTLLPSHLWTTEQKSPAKIEDSGEEVGKKSNCSRSIFPLL, via the exons ATGAATTCATTGAATTTGCGATTGCGAGCCATCCAAGTGCCGCCGCCGGTGATGAAGAGAAAAAGACAATCCCCAAAACCGCCTCCCTCCACCCCTCCAACGCCACAAACCCAAGCCCGCCACTccaaaaccgccgcaaaatccCGCGACTGGGTCCCTCTGAACCTGACCCGCGAAGAGCTCTCACTGCCGCTCACCTTCCCCACCGGCCAAACCTTCCGCTGGAAAAACACCGCCCCTCTGCAGTACACCGGCGTCGTCGGCTCCCACCACCTCCTATCCCTCAAGCATCTCCAAAACGGCGACGTCTGCTACTGCCTTCACTCCCGCTCCGATGACGGTTCCCACTCCGATGCCAGAACGGCCTTGCTCGACTTCCTCAACGCCGGCGTTTCGCTCGCTGATATGTGGAAGGTGTTCTCGGATTCCGATGCCCGGTTCGCCGAGTTGGCTCGCCATTTGGGTGGTGCTCGGGTGCTCAGGCAAGACCCTTTTGAGTGCTTGATTCAGTTCCTGTGTTCTTCCAACAACAACATTGGGAGGATTACAAAGATGGTTGATTACGTTTCCTCTCTTGGGAGTTACTTGGGTCCAGTTGGTGATTTTCACTTCCATGCTTTTCCTACTTTGGAGCAGCTTTCATTGGTCTCAGAGCAACAGCTTAGAGATGCTGGTTTTGGTTACAG GGCTAAGTATATAATTGGCACGGTGAATGCTTTGCAATCGAAACCTGAGGGAGGGGAAGAGTGGCTTCGTTCTCTTCGTAAATTGGATCTTCAAGATGTTATATCTGCCCTTTCTACGCTACCTGGAGTGGGTCCTAAAGTTGCTGCTTGCATAGCTCTGTTCTCACTTGATCAACACCATGCCGTTCCTGTTGACACCCATGTGTGGAAG ATTGCCAAAAGGTATATCTTACCTGAGCTTGCAGGTTCCTCGTTGACACCAAAGCTCTGTAATCGTGTTGCAGAGGCATTTGTTACTAAGTATGGTAAATATGCTGGTTGGGCTCAAACTCTTCTATTCATAGCTGAATTGCCATCACAAAAGACCCTCCTGCCTTCACATTTGTGGACTACCGAACAGAAAAGTCCCGCAAAGATAGAAGACAGTGGAGAAGAAGTTGGTAAGAAAAGCAACTGTAGTCGTTCAATCTTCCCCTTATTATAA